One Glycine soja cultivar W05 chromosome 2, ASM419377v2, whole genome shotgun sequence genomic region harbors:
- the LOC114384232 gene encoding uncharacterized protein LOC114384232 isoform X2, whose amino-acid sequence MLEAKCLKKAVVPSTLIEDPSPGSLQCTRLALRVCEDPSSCFVYIASGPHIYKLHIALGESSVSEGKDSLLIPEHTEIIASSLLNRCPHRSEIQSIALAEVEGCGYILLGSVDSHGHLIVSKLDASGEDVDKLTYSALPHDNGIGEGSWSGLCFCPNQWSMTVVARSFCKSIDVYDQDIHIRSLRPLWYPTSLNFLQNGVNGNQSPTLAITEGSQLTTWDLRMKENGGCVHRICGSPGDIFYAVCSSSNGNVAVGGADRTVTIYDPRRWSALSRLVHCSKYEITGLAFSTIDPDCIYIQGVDYEMLIMLFNLE is encoded by the exons AGTGCACACGTCTTGCTCTCCGT GTTTGCGAGGACCCAAGTTCTTGTTTTGTCTACATAGCCTCCGGTCCCCACATTTATAAGCTCCAC ATTGCTCTGGGAGAATCTTCAGTCAGCGAAGGAAAAGATAGCCTATTGATACCTGAACACACTGAG ATTATTGCCTCTTCGTTACTCAACCGATGCCCTCATCGTTCAGAAATTCAGAGTATTGCTCTTGCTGAGGTGGAGG GCTGTGGCTATATATTGCTGGGAAGTGTGGATTCACATGGTCATCTCATTGTGTCTAAACTAGATGCGTCTGGTGAag ATGTTGACAAGCTAACATATTCTGCATTGCCTCATGATAATGGTATCGGGGAAGGAAGTTGGTCAGGACTCTGCTTTTGCCCAAATCAATGGTCTATG ACAGTTGTTGCTCGTAGCTTTTGCAAAAGCATTGATGTTTATGATCAAGACATCCACATTCGCTCATTACGACC GCTTTGGTACCCTACTTCGTTAAACTTCTTGCAAAATGGAGTCAATGGAAATCAAAGTCCTACCTTAGCTATTACGGAAGGAAGCCAG CTGACAACGTGGGACTTgagaatgaaagaaaatggTGGTTGTGTACATCGGATTTGTGGCAGCCCTGGCGATATCTTTTATGCTGTTTGCAGTTCTTCCAATGGTAATGTTGCTGTGGGTGGAGCTGATCGTACTGTGACTATTTATGATCCTCGCAG ATGGTCGGCATTGTCTAGATTGGTGCACTGTTCAAAATATGAG ATAACAGGACTGGCTTTCTCAACAATTGACCCTGACTGTATCTATATTCAAGGGGTTGATTATGAG ATGCTCATAATGCTCTTCAATTTGGAGTAA